One window from the genome of Nitrosospira multiformis encodes:
- a CDS encoding chorismate--pyruvate lyase family protein — protein sequence MNAAELSAWYPAPPSLSPRARGWLQNRGSLTQLIQQRCRGEFRVKPVFQSLATVCGDELALMNLRQNELALVREVYLYCGDTPVVFAHSVVARKDLRGAWRSLNGLGNRSLGTVLFTNPVVKRTPLRFRKLNSAHPLFRRACQNLQAKPLGLWARRSLFSLRGQSILVTEVFLPSILELSS from the coding sequence ATGAACGCTGCCGAGTTGTCCGCATGGTATCCCGCACCTCCCTCCTTATCGCCTCGTGCGCGCGGCTGGTTGCAGAATCGTGGTTCTTTGACCCAGCTTATCCAACAGCGCTGCCGCGGCGAATTTCGCGTAAAACCGGTGTTCCAGTCGCTGGCCACGGTGTGCGGAGATGAGCTTGCCCTAATGAACTTGCGTCAAAACGAGCTGGCGCTGGTGCGGGAGGTCTATTTGTATTGCGGCGACACGCCCGTGGTATTTGCGCATTCGGTGGTGGCGAGAAAAGATCTTCGCGGCGCCTGGCGCAGTTTGAATGGCTTGGGTAACCGGTCGCTGGGCACCGTATTGTTCACGAATCCCGTGGTTAAACGCACCCCGCTTCGATTCAGGAAGTTGAATTCAGCGCACCCGCTTTTTCGCCGTGCCTGTCAGAATTTGCAGGCAAAGCCCCTTGGTTTGTGGGCGCGCCGTTCCCTGTTCAGCTTGCGGGGACAATCCATACTCGTCACCGAAGTATTTCTCCCTTCCATTCTGGAGCTGTCGTCGTGA
- the ubiA gene encoding 4-hydroxybenzoate octaprenyltransferase codes for MTLTQRLGHYERLMRLDKPIGILLLLWPTLWGLWLAADGLPSMTVLVIFILGTVLMRSAGCVVNDYADRNFDAHVERTRNRPLATRVVSTKEALLLAAGLSLCAFLLILPLNRLTIELSVFALFLAASYPFTKRFFAMPQAYLGIAFSFGIPMAFAAQTGEVPFIAWILMVANLLWVIAYDTEYAMVDKVDDLKIGIKTSAITFGRFDVLGVMLCHAIFLGIMTIVGMIQKLGVMYYAGLAVALGLMIYQYRLIHDRDRGRCFKAFLHNNWVGATIFAGIALDYLIGNLP; via the coding sequence GTGACACTCACACAACGCCTCGGCCATTATGAAAGGCTGATGCGGCTGGATAAGCCCATTGGCATTCTGCTGCTGCTGTGGCCGACATTGTGGGGCTTGTGGCTTGCCGCGGACGGCCTGCCCAGCATGACTGTTCTGGTGATATTCATATTGGGTACGGTGCTGATGCGCTCTGCCGGTTGTGTCGTCAACGATTATGCCGATCGCAATTTTGATGCGCATGTCGAACGCACCAGGAATCGTCCCCTGGCAACGCGCGTGGTGAGCACGAAAGAGGCGCTGCTGCTGGCGGCCGGATTAAGCCTGTGCGCGTTTCTGCTGATACTGCCGTTGAACCGCCTTACCATTGAGCTGTCGGTATTTGCATTATTTCTGGCCGCAAGCTATCCCTTCACCAAGCGCTTCTTCGCGATGCCGCAAGCCTATCTCGGCATTGCTTTCAGCTTCGGTATCCCGATGGCATTTGCCGCGCAAACCGGCGAGGTACCATTCATTGCCTGGATATTGATGGTCGCTAACCTGCTCTGGGTCATTGCTTACGATACCGAGTATGCGATGGTGGATAAAGTTGACGATCTCAAAATCGGCATCAAGACTTCCGCCATTACTTTCGGCCGTTTCGATGTCCTGGGTGTGATGCTATGCCATGCCATTTTTCTGGGCATCATGACCATCGTGGGGATGATCCAGAAACTGGGCGTCATGTATTATGCGGGTCTGGCGGTTGCGCTGGGACTGATGATTTATCAATACCGCCTGATTCACGATCGTGACCGGGGGCGCTGCTTCAAGGCTTTTCTGCACAACAACTGGGTCGGTGCAACGATATTTGCCGGCATCGCGCTTGACTATCTGATAGGCAATCTCCCATGA
- the ubiD gene encoding 4-hydroxy-3-polyprenylbenzoate decarboxylase: MKYKDLRDFIAQLESQGELKRITAEIDPHLEMTEICDRVLKAGGPAILFEKPKGHTIPVLGNLFGTPRRVAMGMGQESVEALREVGKLLAYLKEPDPPKGLRDAWEKFPVLKQVLNMAPKELSRAPCQDIVWEGKDADLARLPIQTCWPGDAGPLITWGLTVTRGPHKIRQNLGIYRQQVIGPNKLIMRWLAHRGGALDFRDFCLTNPGQPYPLAVALGADPATILGAVTPVPDSLSEYQFAGLLRGAKTEIVKCLSHNLQVPASAEIVLEGYIHPGETALEGPFGDHTGYYNEQETFPVFTVERITMRRDPIYHSTYTGKPPDEPAILGVALNEVFVPLLQKQFTEIVDFYLPPEGCSYRMAVVSMKKQYAGHAKRVMFGVWSFLRQFMYTKFIIVTDDDVNIRDWKEVIWAITTRVDPARDTLIVENTPIDYLDFASPVSGLGGKMGLDATNKWLGETNREWGTPIVMDAAVKARVDEVWKDLGL, encoded by the coding sequence ATGAAATACAAGGACCTGCGCGATTTTATCGCGCAACTGGAAAGCCAGGGCGAACTGAAACGCATCACGGCGGAGATCGATCCCCATCTGGAGATGACCGAAATCTGCGACCGGGTATTGAAAGCGGGCGGCCCGGCGATTCTGTTTGAGAAACCCAAGGGTCATACCATTCCGGTGCTGGGGAATTTGTTCGGCACACCACGGCGCGTGGCCATGGGCATGGGGCAGGAATCGGTGGAAGCGCTGCGCGAAGTAGGGAAACTTCTTGCCTATCTGAAAGAACCCGATCCACCCAAAGGCTTGAGAGATGCATGGGAAAAATTTCCCGTGCTGAAGCAGGTGCTCAACATGGCACCGAAGGAGCTTTCGCGTGCGCCTTGCCAAGACATCGTATGGGAAGGAAAAGACGCGGACCTCGCCAGATTGCCGATCCAGACATGCTGGCCAGGGGATGCAGGGCCGCTGATCACATGGGGGTTGACCGTCACCCGAGGGCCGCACAAGATACGGCAGAACCTCGGCATCTACCGCCAGCAGGTGATCGGGCCCAACAAACTGATCATGCGCTGGCTGGCCCATCGTGGGGGCGCGCTGGATTTTCGGGATTTTTGTCTCACTAATCCGGGGCAGCCTTATCCGCTGGCGGTTGCGCTGGGAGCGGACCCCGCAACGATACTCGGGGCGGTGACGCCGGTACCGGACAGCCTGAGCGAATACCAGTTCGCCGGTTTGTTGCGCGGCGCGAAAACCGAAATCGTCAAATGCCTCAGTCATAACTTGCAGGTTCCAGCCAGTGCCGAGATCGTGCTGGAAGGGTATATCCATCCCGGCGAAACCGCCCTTGAAGGCCCTTTCGGCGATCACACCGGCTATTACAACGAGCAGGAAACTTTCCCGGTATTCACGGTCGAGCGCATCACCATGCGGCGCGACCCGATCTATCACTCCACCTATACGGGCAAGCCGCCGGACGAGCCAGCCATACTCGGCGTGGCGCTGAATGAAGTATTCGTGCCATTGCTGCAAAAGCAGTTCACGGAAATCGTCGATTTTTATCTGCCTCCTGAGGGCTGTTCCTATCGCATGGCGGTAGTGAGCATGAAAAAGCAGTACGCAGGCCATGCCAAGCGTGTCATGTTCGGCGTATGGAGTTTCCTGCGGCAGTTCATGTATACCAAATTCATCATCGTCACCGACGACGACGTCAATATCCGCGACTGGAAGGAAGTCATCTGGGCCATTACCACGCGTGTTGATCCCGCGCGTGACACTCTGATCGTGGAAAATACGCCGATCGATTATCTCGACTTCGCTAGCCCGGTATCCGGCCTGGGCGGGAAAATGGGGCTGGATGCGACCAACAAGTGGCTGGGAGAGACCAATCGGGAATGGGGTACGCCTATTGTGATGGATGCGGCCGTGAAAGCGCGGGTGGATGAGGTTTGGAAGGATCTTGGATTGTGA
- a CDS encoding DUF4062 domain-containing protein: MAKPRVFVSSTYYDLKHIRSSLDLFIESLGYESVLSEKGDIAYSPDHPLDDSCYREAGNADLFVLIIGGRYGSEASVESKKPPKTFFDRYDSITKKEYESAASKDIPIYILLEAGVYSEYQTFLRNKDNTGIRYAHVDSVNIFHLIEEILVRPRNNPLRAFERFSEIETWLRDQWAGMFRELLTKQSQQQQLAALTTEVGQLKEINETLKKYLEAVMTGAPADVSTKLIRSEEKRLEELKRLDLLRSSRWCEYAMREANISFGQFMEAMKRAESFKEFAELASGNDDRISDVILGTLMEYELARQHFNEARKILDLPPIRKRATDAKSGSTLRSTRTSRKRTDG, translated from the coding sequence ATGGCCAAGCCAAGAGTCTTTGTAAGTTCGACTTATTATGATCTCAAGCACATTCGTTCCTCGCTAGACCTATTCATTGAATCTCTAGGGTACGAGTCGGTTTTATCTGAAAAGGGCGATATCGCATACTCGCCTGATCACCCTCTAGACGATTCATGCTACCGCGAAGCTGGAAATGCTGACTTGTTCGTGCTGATCATCGGTGGGAGATATGGTTCAGAAGCAAGCGTCGAGAGCAAGAAACCGCCAAAAACCTTCTTTGATAGATATGACAGCATCACAAAGAAGGAATATGAGAGCGCAGCAAGCAAAGATATACCTATCTATATTTTGCTTGAAGCGGGTGTCTATTCGGAATATCAAACGTTTCTGAGAAACAAGGACAACACAGGAATTAGGTATGCCCATGTGGACTCAGTAAATATTTTTCATTTGATAGAAGAAATATTGGTTAGGCCACGCAATAATCCTCTGCGAGCGTTTGAGCGTTTTTCAGAAATTGAAACTTGGCTTAGGGATCAATGGGCCGGCATGTTTCGAGAGCTACTCACAAAACAGTCACAGCAACAGCAGTTGGCAGCTCTCACAACTGAGGTTGGTCAGTTGAAGGAAATTAATGAAACGCTTAAGAAATACCTTGAAGCGGTAATGACTGGCGCTCCTGCGGATGTTTCGACTAAGCTGATTCGATCTGAAGAAAAGCGACTTGAGGAACTCAAGAGACTCGATTTGCTTCGATCCAGTCGGTGGTGCGAATATGCAATGCGAGAGGCTAACATTTCATTTGGTCAGTTTATGGAGGCTATGAAGCGCGCAGAATCTTTCAAGGAGTTTGCTGAATTGGCAAGTGGTAATGACGATCGCATATCAGATGTCATATTGGGTACGCTTATGGAATATGAGTTGGCTAGGCAACACTTTAACGAGGCTAGAAAAATACTCGATTTACCACCTATACGTAAGCGCGCTACAGACGCTAAATCAGGATCAACACTACGCTCGACCCGAACCTCCCGCAAGCGGACGGACGGTTAG
- a CDS encoding REP-associated tyrosine transposase, whose product MPDYRRAWQPGGTYFFTVNLLQRQGNDLLIRHIDLLREAVKVVRQRHPFIIHGWVVLPEHLHCVIELPPNDADFATRWRLIKIAFSKALPITERRSRVRMARGERGIWQRRYWEHLIRDDADFCAHMDYVHINPLKHGLVKRVSEWPYSTFHQLVKKGVYPANWAGGDEDRLEYED is encoded by the coding sequence ATGCCTGATTATCGACGCGCCTGGCAACCGGGCGGCACGTATTTCTTTACGGTCAATCTGCTGCAACGGCAGGGTAATGACCTGCTGATCCGGCATATAGACCTGCTGCGTGAGGCGGTGAAGGTAGTACGTCAACGTCATCCTTTCATCATTCATGGTTGGGTAGTATTGCCGGAACATCTCCACTGTGTCATTGAACTTCCACCCAATGACGCCGACTTCGCGACCCGCTGGCGATTGATCAAAATTGCATTTTCCAAGGCATTACCCATTACGGAACGGCGCTCACGGGTTCGCATGGCGCGCGGTGAACGGGGCATATGGCAACGCCGTTATTGGGAGCATTTGATTCGTGATGACGCGGATTTTTGTGCGCATATGGATTATGTTCATATCAATCCGCTCAAGCACGGCTTGGTTAAACGAGTGAGTGAGTGGCCATATTCGACTTTTCATCAATTGGTTAAGAAGGGTGTTTATCCGGCGAATTGGGCAGGGGGTGATGAAGACAGGCTTGAATATGAAGATTGA
- a CDS encoding error-prone DNA polymerase → MTLPTSRGQAIQYLSSIDSSIPAYAELHCYSSFSFLQGASFPEELVKRAVTLGYTALAITDECSMAGVVRAHAEAKKTGLHLLIGSQFILEDGLRLVCLAMNRNGYGNLCELITLARQRAEKGTYRIGRSDFETCAEAPHLALLPDCLMLLIPRPHQEGDSLMDDMRWVLRLFPGRCWTAVELLLHADESLLFEKIRQSAKAMGMPLVAAGDVHMHAPSRKPLQDTMTAIHLGKPLCECGYALQPNAEQHLRTRSQLSQLYPPELLQETIAVAKRCTFSLDELRYEYPEELTGMDARAGETYTDYLRRMVEEGMARRFPNGTSIKVEKQIEQELQLIAELEYEPYFLTVYDIVRFARSEGILCQGRGSAANSAVCYCLGITEIDPERSNLLFERFISRERNEPPDIDVDFEHQRREEVIQYIYRKYGHDRAAIAATVITYRTRSAIQDIGKALGLDIERIKRLSASLAWWDKTSDIRNRLAENGFDPDSPVIRKLMQLIPVLYGFPRHLSQHVGGFVISRDKLCRIVPIENAAMPDRRIIQWDKDDLAAVGLMKIDVLALGMLSAIRRTLDLVSARRGLPFQMQDIPAEDEKTYDMICKADTIGVFQIESRAQMSMLPRLRPRTFYDLVVEVAIVRPGPIQGGMVHPYLRRRQKLEPVSYPSDEIETALERTLGIPIFQEQVMQIAILAAGFSPGEADQLRRSMAAWKRKGGLGSFHARLINGMVDRGYDREFAERIFRQIEGFGEYGFPESHAASFALLVYVSSWLKCHEPAAFLCAMLNSLPMGFYGASQLIQDAQRHGVQIKPVDVTISGWDCTLEEQMTKASRPAPPNVRLGLSRVKGIGLKAAMRIVEARKTASFESTIDLANRASLNAIEIRALASADALRTLAGHRREALWGAASHIKQSDLMRDAPVKETLHAIAAAPEGEEIVSDYASMELTLRRHPLALLRPKLARMNLRSAIELDNYPTGRLVRTTGIVTCRQRPGTASGVVFVTLEDETGIINVVVWNLLVLKQRRELLNSKLLTVYGVWQCEGEVKHLIAKRLVDHSHLLGDLRVESRDFH, encoded by the coding sequence ATGACTTTGCCTACATCCCGGGGCCAGGCTATCCAGTATTTGTCTAGCATAGACTCCTCAATTCCTGCCTACGCTGAACTGCATTGCTATTCCAGCTTCAGCTTCCTGCAGGGCGCTTCCTTTCCGGAAGAACTGGTGAAACGTGCAGTGACTTTAGGCTATACCGCATTGGCCATTACGGACGAATGTTCCATGGCCGGCGTCGTAAGAGCGCATGCGGAGGCTAAGAAAACCGGCCTGCATCTTTTGATAGGCAGCCAGTTCATTCTGGAGGATGGATTACGGCTTGTTTGCCTCGCGATGAACCGGAACGGCTACGGTAATCTGTGCGAATTGATAACATTGGCAAGGCAACGTGCCGAGAAGGGGACTTATCGCATAGGCCGCTCGGATTTCGAAACCTGCGCTGAAGCTCCCCATCTGGCTTTGCTTCCGGATTGCCTGATGTTGCTGATCCCCCGCCCGCACCAGGAAGGCGATTCCCTCATGGATGACATGCGTTGGGTGCTGCGCCTTTTCCCCGGGCGCTGCTGGACTGCTGTCGAGTTGTTGTTACATGCGGACGAAAGCCTGCTATTCGAGAAAATCCGGCAGTCTGCGAAGGCTATGGGAATGCCTCTGGTAGCCGCCGGCGATGTGCATATGCATGCCCCTTCCCGCAAGCCCCTGCAGGATACGATGACCGCCATCCACCTCGGCAAGCCGCTGTGCGAATGCGGTTATGCATTGCAGCCCAATGCGGAGCAGCACTTGCGCACCCGTTCGCAATTGAGCCAACTCTACCCGCCGGAACTCCTGCAAGAGACCATTGCAGTGGCAAAACGCTGCACTTTTTCGCTGGATGAGCTGCGCTATGAGTATCCCGAGGAATTAACTGGTATGGATGCCAGGGCGGGTGAAACCTATACGGATTATCTGCGGCGAATGGTCGAGGAGGGCATGGCAAGACGTTTTCCCAACGGCACTTCGATCAAGGTCGAAAAGCAGATCGAGCAGGAGTTGCAATTGATCGCCGAGCTTGAGTATGAACCCTACTTTTTAACGGTGTACGATATCGTAAGGTTCGCCCGGTCGGAGGGCATTCTTTGCCAGGGGCGCGGCTCGGCAGCCAATTCCGCGGTCTGCTATTGCCTGGGTATTACCGAGATCGACCCGGAACGCAGCAATTTGCTGTTCGAGCGGTTTATTTCCAGGGAACGCAATGAGCCGCCCGATATCGATGTCGATTTCGAGCACCAGCGCCGGGAAGAAGTGATCCAGTATATCTACCGGAAATACGGCCACGATCGTGCCGCCATCGCCGCCACGGTCATCACCTACCGCACCCGTTCGGCGATTCAGGATATCGGCAAGGCGCTGGGGCTTGATATTGAGCGCATCAAGCGGCTATCCGCTTCTTTGGCCTGGTGGGATAAAACCTCGGACATTCGTAATCGACTGGCCGAGAATGGCTTCGATCCCGACAGCCCGGTTATCCGGAAGCTGATGCAATTGATTCCGGTCCTATACGGGTTTCCGCGTCATTTGTCCCAACATGTAGGCGGCTTCGTCATCTCGCGCGACAAATTGTGCCGCATCGTGCCCATCGAAAACGCCGCCATGCCGGATCGACGCATCATCCAGTGGGACAAGGACGACCTTGCAGCGGTGGGGCTGATGAAAATTGATGTGCTCGCGCTGGGCATGCTATCGGCGATCCGCCGCACACTCGATCTGGTTTCCGCCCGGCGCGGCCTCCCATTCCAGATGCAGGATATTCCGGCGGAAGATGAAAAAACCTACGACATGATCTGCAAAGCCGACACCATTGGCGTCTTCCAGATCGAATCCCGTGCACAGATGTCAATGTTGCCGCGCTTGAGGCCACGAACTTTCTATGACTTGGTAGTAGAAGTTGCCATCGTCCGACCCGGGCCGATTCAAGGCGGCATGGTGCATCCTTATCTGCGCCGCCGCCAAAAGCTGGAACCCGTGAGTTATCCAAGCGATGAAATCGAAACCGCCTTGGAGCGCACACTCGGTATCCCCATCTTCCAGGAACAAGTCATGCAAATAGCAATCCTGGCCGCTGGCTTCAGTCCAGGCGAGGCGGACCAGCTACGGCGTTCCATGGCCGCCTGGAAAAGAAAAGGGGGGCTCGGCTCTTTTCATGCGCGCTTGATCAACGGCATGGTCGACCGGGGTTATGACCGGGAATTTGCCGAGCGGATCTTCCGGCAGATCGAGGGGTTCGGCGAATACGGATTTCCGGAATCTCACGCCGCCAGCTTTGCACTGCTGGTGTATGTATCGTCCTGGCTTAAATGTCACGAGCCCGCCGCATTCCTGTGCGCGATGCTCAACAGCTTGCCGATGGGGTTTTATGGCGCCTCGCAACTGATCCAGGATGCGCAACGGCATGGCGTTCAAATCAAGCCGGTGGACGTAACAATCAGCGGGTGGGATTGCACACTTGAAGAGCAAATGACCAAGGCTTCTCGACCCGCCCCACCCAATGTGCGACTGGGCTTGAGCAGGGTGAAAGGAATCGGCTTGAAAGCCGCCATGCGCATCGTTGAGGCAAGAAAAACCGCTTCTTTTGAAAGCACGATCGATCTGGCGAACCGCGCCTCTCTGAATGCTATTGAAATACGCGCCCTCGCCAGCGCAGATGCCTTACGAACTTTGGCAGGCCACCGGCGCGAAGCCCTATGGGGGGCCGCCTCACATATCAAGCAATCGGATCTGATGCGAGATGCTCCGGTAAAAGAGACATTGCACGCCATTGCTGCTGCGCCTGAAGGAGAAGAAATTGTTTCTGATTACGCCAGCATGGAACTCACCCTGCGCAGGCATCCACTCGCCTTGCTGCGGCCGAAACTGGCCAGAATGAACTTGCGCTCGGCAATCGAGCTGGATAATTACCCGACCGGGCGACTGGTGCGGACGACCGGCATCGTGACATGCCGGCAACGCCCCGGAACTGCCAGCGGCGTCGTATTCGTAACGCTGGAAGATGAGACCGGAATAATAAATGTTGTGGTTTGGAACCTGCTCGTACTAAAACAACGCCGCGAGCTATTGAACTCAAAGCTTTTGACGGTGTATGGCGTATGGCAATGTGAAGGTGAAGTCAAACATCTGATTGCCAAGCGGCTGGTAGACCATAGTCATTTGCTGGGTGATCTCAGGGTGGAGAGCCGGGATTTTCATTAA
- a CDS encoding Y-family DNA polymerase, whose translation MLWIALHCPTLSLDWIERRFPAALIPAMAATIHKGNQVYIRQANKPAQQWGVAAHQPLATALSLFPGLVVVEHDPHEEMQALREAAYAAFRFTPHIVMQGSGLIAEVSKSLKLFGGLKKLCRLLNQAVAAQGLQLCVGIAPTAKGAWLLAQSAPLKTVINGAGSRFRSLLDSLPIYLLESVQPYLEVIRGIGCKTLADLRQLPRGGLARRFGPDLLTELDRACGDSPDPQQWLEVPEYFQQRMELMAQVESVELIWVPVQRMIGQMCGWLSLRHAAVLEFSFIFHHEYSLRQPHKSTPLHIKLSEQSDDAEHLMLLLRERLERIEIVAPVCGLGLIADQITAGTSPHLELFPTSQSEATSLNRFIEKVSSRLGPQAITGLNPISDHRPEYSQRSRPLEMSKESHASCRKATPSASACPLVRPAWLMAAPLQLKLQRYQPVYGSPLKLIAGPERIEAGWWDDAPIARDYFIAENALGQLLWIYCEHNPATGNNGNGWYLQGLFG comes from the coding sequence ATGTTGTGGATCGCCCTCCATTGCCCGACACTATCGCTTGACTGGATCGAGCGCCGATTTCCTGCGGCATTGATTCCCGCAATGGCGGCAACGATTCACAAGGGAAATCAGGTTTACATCCGGCAAGCCAATAAGCCGGCACAACAGTGGGGAGTTGCGGCGCACCAGCCTCTGGCCACTGCGTTGTCTCTTTTTCCCGGTCTGGTAGTGGTGGAACATGATCCGCATGAAGAAATGCAAGCATTGCGGGAAGCTGCGTATGCCGCGTTTCGTTTCACGCCCCATATTGTCATGCAAGGCAGCGGCCTGATCGCTGAAGTTTCCAAGAGCCTGAAGTTGTTTGGTGGCTTGAAAAAATTATGCCGGCTACTCAACCAGGCAGTGGCCGCGCAAGGCTTGCAGCTCTGCGTGGGGATTGCCCCCACCGCCAAGGGGGCATGGCTGCTTGCGCAATCCGCCCCGCTGAAAACCGTCATCAATGGCGCGGGCTCCAGGTTCCGATCGTTGCTGGATTCCCTGCCCATTTATTTACTGGAATCGGTCCAGCCTTATCTTGAAGTCATTCGCGGCATAGGCTGCAAGACATTGGCTGATTTACGGCAACTGCCTCGCGGCGGCCTGGCACGCCGGTTTGGTCCGGATTTGCTGACAGAACTGGATCGTGCCTGCGGCGACTCGCCAGATCCGCAACAGTGGCTTGAGGTACCGGAATATTTTCAACAAAGAATGGAATTAATGGCACAGGTTGAAAGTGTCGAGTTGATATGGGTTCCCGTGCAGAGAATGATCGGGCAAATGTGCGGCTGGCTGTCTTTGCGTCATGCCGCAGTCCTGGAATTCTCATTCATTTTTCATCACGAATATTCGCTGCGGCAGCCGCATAAATCCACGCCACTCCACATAAAACTTTCCGAACAAAGCGACGACGCGGAGCACCTGATGCTCTTGTTGCGTGAACGGCTGGAACGCATAGAAATAGTGGCCCCGGTTTGCGGACTGGGGCTGATAGCGGATCAGATAACGGCTGGGACAAGTCCTCATCTGGAGCTGTTTCCCACCTCGCAATCGGAGGCAACTTCACTGAACCGGTTTATCGAAAAAGTTTCTTCCCGCCTCGGGCCGCAAGCCATCACCGGTTTGAATCCTATCTCCGACCATCGGCCGGAATACAGCCAAAGGTCTCGGCCTTTGGAAATGAGCAAGGAAAGTCATGCTTCATGCCGAAAAGCAACTCCATCGGCATCCGCTTGTCCCTTGGTCCGTCCGGCATGGTTAATGGCAGCGCCACTGCAATTGAAGTTGCAACGTTACCAACCGGTTTATGGTTCGCCATTGAAATTGATTGCGGGACCGGAGCGAATCGAAGCAGGCTGGTGGGATGATGCGCCGATCGCCCGCGATTATTTTATTGCGGAAAATGCGCTCGGCCAATTGTTATGGATCTACTGCGAACATAACCCGGCAACAGGAAACAATGGCAATGGCTGGTATTTGCAGGGGCTTTTTGGATAA
- the imuA gene encoding translesion DNA synthesis-associated protein ImuA, protein MPTLASPSLPLAPLSLLQIETRFRDRIWRGDPSGFAPDQVISSGFNELDKALPGKGWSLHSLTELLLPAEGLGEITLLSPSLEQVTRNGRHILLVGPPHIPYMHAWENLNIDSRRIVMVSVDRPAERLWVLEQGIKSAAFGAVIGWLPGINQPMTRRLQIIARTAASLIFLFRPAGAQFEPSAASLRILLGSVRQHMLSVRLLKRRGNPTDLPIYITLPARPFPRFMTSSATLAHA, encoded by the coding sequence ATGCCAACGCTTGCTTCTCCATCCTTACCCTTGGCACCGCTATCGCTTTTACAAATCGAAACCCGATTCCGGGACCGGATATGGCGGGGCGACCCATCAGGGTTTGCACCTGATCAGGTCATTTCCAGTGGCTTCAATGAACTGGATAAAGCGTTGCCGGGAAAAGGATGGTCGCTTCACAGTCTGACGGAATTGTTGTTGCCGGCGGAAGGGCTGGGAGAAATAACATTATTGAGTCCCTCGCTTGAGCAAGTCACCCGGAATGGCAGGCATATTCTATTGGTGGGGCCGCCTCATATTCCCTATATGCATGCGTGGGAAAATCTGAATATCGATAGCCGGCGCATTGTGATGGTCAGCGTTGACAGACCGGCCGAGCGGTTATGGGTGCTCGAGCAAGGCATCAAAAGTGCCGCCTTTGGGGCTGTCATCGGCTGGCTGCCCGGCATAAACCAGCCAATGACGCGCAGGCTTCAAATTATTGCGCGGACTGCCGCCAGCCTGATTTTTTTATTCAGGCCGGCGGGCGCACAATTCGAACCCTCCGCAGCCTCGCTAAGAATATTGCTCGGTTCAGTACGACAGCATATGCTTTCCGTGCGCTTGCTGAAGCGCAGGGGCAACCCGACTGACTTGCCCATTTACATCACCCTGCCCGCCAGACCTTTCCCCCGCTTCATGACTTCTTCAGCCACCTTAGCTCATGCGTGA
- a CDS encoding LexA family protein, with translation MQQLDISSYLGKLQDYYARESVIPSITELSALWNGKARSWTHQIVQRLKEEGFLENAPGGRSRPGPRFFERTVGHAVRAGMPQQAADVQPELLRIDDYLIEKPSQTILFPVKGDSMIDLGIFEGDMVIIERGNSPSSGQVVLAIVDNEFTLKVLAKDTRGYYLEARNHSRARDYPPIRPEQGLEIYGLYVGLIRKARTSGYPLGSNR, from the coding sequence ATGCAACAGCTCGATATTTCCTCTTATCTTGGCAAACTGCAGGATTACTATGCCAGGGAAAGCGTTATCCCTTCAATAACCGAATTGTCTGCGCTTTGGAACGGAAAGGCGCGTTCCTGGACACATCAGATCGTTCAGCGTTTGAAGGAAGAAGGCTTTCTCGAAAATGCGCCAGGTGGCCGGTCACGTCCCGGACCCCGCTTTTTCGAGCGAACAGTCGGACATGCGGTACGGGCAGGAATGCCTCAACAGGCCGCCGACGTCCAGCCTGAATTGCTGCGCATTGATGATTATCTTATCGAGAAACCTTCCCAAACCATCCTGTTTCCCGTGAAAGGCGATTCGATGATTGATCTGGGAATATTCGAGGGCGATATGGTGATTATCGAACGCGGCAATTCCCCTTCATCCGGTCAAGTAGTATTGGCAATCGTGGATAACGAATTCACGCTCAAAGTCCTGGCCAAGGATACAAGAGGTTATTACCTCGAAGCGCGCAACCATAGCCGAGCCCGGGACTATCCGCCCATCCGGCCTGAGCAGGGACTGGAAATCTATGGGTTGTATGTGGGCCTCATTCGAAAAGCCCGTACTTCCGGATATCCCCTTGGTTCCAATCGTTGA